From a single Micromonospora sp. WMMD1102 genomic region:
- a CDS encoding SDR family NAD(P)-dependent oxidoreductase, whose protein sequence is MTSRRLAGAVALVTGASSGIGAAAARRLAGAGARVFLSGRDPERLAAVAAESGGTAIPCDLTDPDRTAELATRVLDTAGRVDLLVNNAGQGFAGPLTGMTDAQIQALVAANLTAPMLLARAVLPGMLARGNGRLGFVGSIAGRLGVREEAVYAGTKAGLSVFADSLRKETTGRGIVVTELVPAVVDTPFFDRRGRPYPRRRPRPVPAERAAEALLTGMLTGRHEVCLPRWMVLPIAVRATLPATYRRLADRFG, encoded by the coding sequence ATGACTTCCCGTCGCCTGGCCGGCGCCGTCGCCCTGGTCACCGGGGCGTCCTCCGGAATCGGCGCCGCCGCAGCCCGCCGGTTGGCCGGAGCCGGCGCACGGGTCTTCCTCAGCGGCCGCGACCCCGAACGGCTGGCGGCGGTCGCCGCCGAGTCCGGCGGTACGGCGATCCCGTGCGACCTCACCGACCCGGACCGGACGGCCGAACTCGCCACCCGGGTGCTGGACACCGCCGGTCGGGTGGACCTGCTGGTCAACAACGCCGGCCAGGGCTTCGCCGGGCCGCTGACCGGGATGACCGACGCCCAGATCCAGGCACTGGTCGCGGCGAACCTGACCGCCCCGATGCTGCTCGCCCGAGCGGTGCTGCCCGGAATGCTGGCCCGGGGCAACGGCCGGCTCGGCTTCGTCGGCTCCATCGCCGGCCGGCTCGGCGTACGCGAGGAGGCGGTCTACGCCGGCACCAAGGCCGGGCTGAGCGTCTTCGCCGACAGTCTGCGCAAGGAGACCACCGGCCGGGGCATCGTGGTCACCGAACTCGTCCCCGCCGTGGTGGACACCCCGTTCTTCGACCGGCGCGGCCGGCCGTACCCCCGCCGCCGTCCCCGGCCGGTACCGGCGGAACGGGCCGCCGAGGCCCTGCTCACCGGCATGCTCACCGGCCGGCACGAGGTCTGCCTGCCCCGCTGGATGGTGCTGCCGATCGCGGTCCGGGCCACCCTGCCGGCCACCTACCGCCGGCTCGCCGACCGGTTCGGCTGA
- a CDS encoding DUF397 domain-containing protein has translation MFQTYNGMPTGQLPALAWQKSRRSNPSGNCVEVAELPGGAGFAVRNSRDPDGPALIYTTDEITAFILGARDGDFDNLIR, from the coding sequence ATGTTTCAGACGTACAACGGCATGCCCACCGGCCAACTGCCCGCCCTCGCCTGGCAGAAGAGCCGCCGCAGCAACCCCAGCGGGAACTGCGTCGAGGTTGCCGAGTTGCCCGGCGGCGCCGGTTTCGCCGTCCGCAACTCCCGGGACCCCGACGGGCCGGCGCTGATCTACACCACCGACGAGATCACCGCGTTCATCCTCGGTGCCCGGGACGGCGATTTCGACAACCTCATCCGCTGA
- a CDS encoding helix-turn-helix transcriptional regulator, translating into MSGGPTVLRILLGSQLRKLREARGVSREDAGWEIRSSGSKISRMELGRVGFKERDVADLLTLYQVTDETERNALLSLARQANNPGWWHRYGDVLPNWFQSYLGLEAAAALIRAYEVQYIPGLLQTRDYARAVVLLAHDGAPPDEIDRRVELRMDRQKVLTRPGAPQLWAVVDEAALRRPIGGPEVMRGQIEHLIEAGKLPNVTVQVIPFRAGGHAAAGGAFSLLRFPDQELPDVVYMEQLTSALYLDKRDDVDYYAAAMERLCVEAVPPTETPAFLRATLADLTP; encoded by the coding sequence ATGTCGGGTGGTCCCACCGTGCTGCGGATCCTGCTCGGCAGCCAGCTGCGCAAGCTGCGCGAGGCCAGGGGCGTCAGTCGCGAGGACGCGGGCTGGGAGATCAGGTCGTCCGGGTCCAAGATCAGCCGGATGGAGCTGGGCCGGGTGGGATTCAAGGAACGCGACGTCGCCGATCTGCTGACCCTCTACCAGGTGACCGACGAGACGGAGCGAAACGCCCTGCTCTCGCTGGCTCGCCAGGCCAACAACCCCGGCTGGTGGCACCGGTACGGCGACGTGCTGCCCAACTGGTTCCAGTCCTATCTGGGGCTGGAGGCCGCCGCGGCACTGATCCGGGCGTACGAGGTGCAGTACATCCCCGGGCTGTTGCAGACCCGGGACTACGCCCGGGCGGTCGTGCTGCTCGCCCACGACGGAGCGCCGCCGGACGAGATCGACCGCCGGGTCGAGCTCCGGATGGACCGGCAGAAGGTGCTGACCCGGCCCGGCGCGCCCCAGCTCTGGGCCGTGGTGGACGAGGCGGCGCTGCGCCGGCCGATCGGTGGGCCCGAGGTGATGCGCGGCCAGATCGAGCACCTGATCGAGGCCGGCAAGCTGCCCAACGTCACCGTCCAGGTGATCCCGTTCCGGGCCGGCGGACACGCCGCCGCCGGTGGCGCGTTCAGCCTGCTCCGCTTCCCCGACCAGGAACTCCCCGACGTCGTCTACATGGAACAGCTCACCAGCGCGCTCTACCTGGACAAGCGCGACGACGTCGACTACTACGCGGCGGCGATGGAACGGCTCTGTGTCGAGGCCGTGCCGCCGACCGAGACCCCGGCCTTCCTCCGCGCCACCCTGGCCGACCTCACCCCCTGA